CGAGAACAACCACGTAACACAGAACCCAACATAGTGAGATGGATTCGTATAATTCATGATAATCCAGTGAAGCTCACGTCCGACTAACGGTCTTCTGGCTAACTCAGTCCCAGTAATAATCACGACAACCATTCCTGCAGTGAGAAGAGCGATATGGAGCGGAAGGCTCCGTGATTGGGAAACCTGACCCCAGCCCACGACAACAACTCCAAAGACGGAATACACGATACCAATACTAAACGGATCCATAACAGAATTGATGAAAAAGCTTCTGCTGTATATTTCGATTAGATAAGAAATCAATACAAATCCGATTCCGATTCCGACCAAACTGATCCCTAATCGTTGAAGGGATTTCATCACTTCCTATCTAAATCATAGTGGGATAAGTTTTAGGGGACGCAAGATACTGTTCAATCTCTCCTCTGAGGGTGATTTTCTATTCGTATGCACTTTGGTTGATTGATTCAGAATGGATCACTCAGAACAATCAAGGTCGGTTTACTAAATCCATCCTCCGTATTCATCACGCAGTTCTTGACATCTATCAGTAAGATCGATTGCTTCTCCGTTACCTGCTTGACCTGTACTGAGCGATCATCATCGTCGCAAATCGCGTGCACCATTCGCGCCCTCTATTCCGCACGACCGGACTTGACCTATACAGATTCTCTCAGAAATCGCCTGCTGAATAGAGGGGATGAGTTCAGCACGAGAGGGTCGGTTGGTTCACAGGCACGGGTCATTTACTCGTGATCGTGCGCTGCGGGGAGCGTCAACGAGAACGTCGATCCCTCGCCGGGTTCAGACTCGACCCCGATCTCGCCGCCGTGACGCTCGATAATCCGCTCGCACAGCGCCAAGCCAATACCCGACCCCTCGTGGTCGTCTCGGGAATGGAGTCGCTGGAACACCTCGAAGATCCGATCTTGCGCATCTGGCTCGATCCCGATCCCCTCGTCTTGAACCGACACTTCCCACATTGAACTGTTCCGCTCGGCGGAAATCTGTACCCGTGGTGGCTCGTCACCGCTATACTCTATCGCGTTACTCAGTAAATTCTGAAACACTTGGTGCAACTGATTCTCATCTCCCAGCACACGGGGCAACTCATCAACCTCTACGTAGGCATCACTTTCGGTGAGACGCATCTCGAGGTTGGCCTGGACGTCTGCAACCACCTCGGTGAGGTCGACTGGTTCGAGTGGCTCCCCCTGCGTCTCCACGCGTGAGTATGCCAGTAGTCCGTCGATCATATGACGCATACGGTCGGCGCCGTCGACGGCGAACTCGAGGAATTCTTCGGTCTCTGCAGTCAGCTCATCGTCGGCCCGGCTCTCGATCAACTGCAGATAACTCGAGACCATCCGGAGTGGCTCCTGAAGGTCGTGAGAGGCGGCATAGGCGAACTGCTCGAGCCGCTCATTGGATTCCTCGAGCTTGAGCTCGTACGTCTTCCGGTCGGTAACGTCACGGGCCACGCCAACCATCCGCGTCGAGCCGTCGTTGTCTTCGACTGGGTGGCCTGGAGCTTCAATCCATCGTGTTTCGCCGTTCCGGACGATTCGGATCTCCTCGTGTTTCGGTTCGCCCGTCTCCAGGGATTTCTCGATGGTCTGCTGTACCTTCTGTCTGTCCTCTGGATGAATGATCTCGATGAAATCCTCCCAGTTCTCGACCGTTGTTCCATAGAGCGACTCCGCCGAGGGATAGAAGGAGGCTTCGTTGGCCTCTACGTTCCAGTCCCAGACGACCGCATCGGTTGCGTTGAGGGCGAATTCCATCCGCTCTCGGACGCGCTGTAGTTCCTGCTCATGCTCTTTGCGCTCCGTAATGTCCTGTGCCGCCCCACGGAGCGACACGACATCGTCGCCGACGATTTCAGGAACTCCTTGGATCCGAAGCCACCGCACCTCTCCCGCAGGCGTATGGAACCGTCCTTCCACATCGAAGGGCGCGCCTTCCTCAAGCGCCGCTTCGATGGCGTTCTCGATGATCGACCGGTCATCTTCGTG
The nucleotide sequence above comes from Halosolutus halophilus. Encoded proteins:
- a CDS encoding ATP-binding protein, with the translated sequence MKSWKTVGFGTYWRRAIVALGALYVLLGLGWAYVEISRGTPLSNVMVISFFVAGPGMIVLYGGYRLPETEINPKFYSRIMGWCLGGIGVLTGLLTLYHLQPAASISSPGRAILIISAFVLVPSFAGGVNDARAKSNAFVLERTVDLLHKSERIANVGGWEIDPDTMEAYWTQHLFEILGRSWDEEPSVDEVLDVYHEDDRSIIENAIEAALEEGAPFDVEGRFHTPAGEVRWLRIQGVPEIVGDDVVSLRGAAQDITERKEHEQELQRVRERMEFALNATDAVVWDWNVEANEASFYPSAESLYGTTVENWEDFIEIIHPEDRQKVQQTIEKSLETGEPKHEEIRIVRNGETRWIEAPGHPVEDNDGSTRMVGVARDVTDRKTYELKLEESNERLEQFAYAASHDLQEPLRMVSSYLQLIESRADDELTAETEEFLEFAVDGADRMRHMIDGLLAYSRVETQGEPLEPVDLTEVVADVQANLEMRLTESDAYVEVDELPRVLGDENQLHQVFQNLLSNAIEYSGDEPPRVQISAERNSSMWEVSVQDEGIGIEPDAQDRIFEVFQRLHSRDDHEGSGIGLALCERIIERHGGEIGVESEPGEGSTFSLTLPAAHDHE